In Spinacia oleracea cultivar Varoflay chromosome 5, BTI_SOV_V1, whole genome shotgun sequence, a single window of DNA contains:
- the LOC130461657 gene encoding uncharacterized protein, with protein sequence MGNDEEPPQKTIAAAVDLDYYLGSGDGPGNADGKNDSEAMNTTEKLEEGYSTQRPPMFSGKYYSYWRNRMEIFIKAENYQVRRVIEVGDFQVTKLNSFGETVPKPVDEFDKADYEKHELNAMAVKILHCGLGPNEHNRVTHEGTNEVKRSKIDLLMHQYELFTMKTSETIQDMITRFTNIINELNSLGKIITPEEQVRKVLRSLPQDPWMAKVTALQETKDFTKFNLEQLAGSLLTHELQLNARPSENTKNRALALKTENDEDSEEDEETALFARRFRRMFRNYKDVEHRSKPNRKFPKTDTGCHKCGNLEHRIRECPLWDQERGKGKETTKDRFKDNRNSFSKTEVRKAMIAAWGDTSSDEEQEQPNEEIAHLCLVAEHEDEESDSESDKFQASLVHIKSRLESMSKVELFDLLSCLTSDYEDLLKEKLDSDRKHQDIVNKLTEELEWTRNSNLDIDNRFFKLFDQNLHIKEMCEALRNENSWLKQDMIDLKIAKTKKLYKEELEKAQLELVKIHQEKTHLESELTKRTRHKIEGTPKWIEEARTKRTEGLGFNHKKHHPRKTRVDLYSDIVCTFCGQIGHYRVSCPKNQRSK encoded by the exons GTAACGCTGACGGGAAAAACGATTCTGAAGCTATGAACACTACGGAGAAACTAGAAGAGGGATACTCAACACAACGACCTCCAATGTTTAGCGGCAAATACTATTCCTACTGGAGAAACAGGATGGAGATTTTCATTAAGGCTGAAAATTATCAAGTACGGAGAgtgattgaagttggagacttccaaGTCACTAAGCTGAACTCCTTTGGAGAAACTGTTCCCAAACCTGTTGATGAATTTGACAAAGCCGACTATGAAAAGCATGAACTCAATGCCATGGCCGTCAAAATCCTTCATTGTGGACTAGGTCcaaatgaacacaacaga gttactcatgaaggaacaaacGAAGTTAAAAGATCGAAGATTGATCTCTTAATGCACCAATACGAGCTGTTCACCATGAAGACATCTGAAACGATTCAAGACATGATTACTCGCTTCACAAACATTATCAATGAACTAAACTCTCTTGGCAAAATCATAACTCCTGAGGAACAAGTCAGGAAGGTTCTAAGAAGTCTACCACAAGATCCCTGGATGGCTAAAGTCACAGCCCTCCAGGAAACTAAAGACTTCACAAAGTTTAACCTGGAACAACTGGCTGGATCTCTCCTAACTCATGAACTTCAATTAAACGCGCGACCTTCAGAGAACACCAAAAATAGAGCTCTTGCTCTAAAAACCGAAAATGATGAAGActctgaagaagatgaagagacaGCTCTGTTTGCTAGGAGGTTCAGAAGAATGTTTAGGAACTACAAAGATGTGGAACACAGAAGCAAACCAAATAGAAAGTTTCCTAAAACTGACACTGGATGCCATAAGTGTGGAAACTTGGAACATCGCATTAGGGAATGTCCTCTATGGGATCAAGAACGAGGAAAGGGAAAGGAAACAACAAAAGATAGATTCAAAGACAACAGAAACTCCTTTTCCAAAACAGAGGTAAGGAAAGCCATGATTGCTGCATGGGGAGATACTTCTTCTGATGAGGAACAAGAACAACCCAACGAAGAAATTGCTCACCTGTGTCTTGTAGCTGAACATGAAGATGAAGAATCCGACTCAGAATCTGATAAATTCCAGGCAAGTCTTGTTCATATTAAaagtaggcttgaatccatgtctAAAGTAGAACTGTTTGACTTACTTTCTTGTCTCACTAGTGATTATGAGGATCTCCTAAAAGAAAAACTAGACTCAGACAGAAAACACCAAGACATTGTCAATAAACTCACAGAGGAGTTGGAATGGACCAGAAACTCAAACTTAGATATTGACAATCGTTTCTTTAAACTCTTTGATCAAAACCTTCATATAAAAGAAATGTGTGAAGCCTTACGCAATGAAAACTCCTGGCTAAAACAAGATATGATTGACCTAAAAATAGCCAAAACCAAGAAACTCTATAAAGAAGAACTAGAAAAAGCTCAGTTAGAACTAGTGAAAATTCACCAAGAAAAGACCCATCTAGAAAGTGAATTGACTAAAAGGACCAGACACAAAATAGAGGGAACACCAAAGTGGATAGAAGAAGCTAGAACCAAACGCACAGAAGGTTTAGGTTTCAACCACAAAAAGCatcatcctagaaaaaccagagTAGATTTATACAGTGACATAGTATGCACCTTCTGTGGTCAAATCGGTCACTATAGAGTTTCTTGCCCTAAAAACCAAAG Gtcgaagtga